Below is a genomic region from Eupeodes corollae chromosome 1, idEupCoro1.1, whole genome shotgun sequence.
TataaattgatacgagtacatatagacaaacttttaagcaagacaaatcgacagacgggatgggaagttatcagtgtgggtcgtatcccagcctcttttttcttatatttttaatctacTGTTTGATCTTTCTGTTAAATCTTCCTTTGAAGACCGAATACATATTTCTAGATCACAACAACTCTTTTACTTTAAATCTACATCAACTTACAAAAAGCCTAAATATCAACTTCGACGTTAAGCTTCCAATCTAAATGACTCCTTAAGAATGTTTGAATAATTCTAGTGCTCTCCTTAAAtaataacatacaaattaagGAGCACCACAATTCGTGCACGATTCACGTTTCGATGTCAACAACTTATCCAAATTCATATCCAGCTTGTATCATGTATATGAAGGTACATAAAACCCTGTTGTTCTAACCAGGTTCAGTACTATGTTCTTTTCATTCATATCCTCATCTTTTCCTCTTCTTAAGACcaaatattaacataattaacattaaaatatgCGATCGATTgattataacaaaaacaaaatattgtttgttcttCAACAATATCGCTCTGCATGATAAGTATGTTAATAATATGCCTCACCTGAATTATTGCTCGAATAagaaacaaaccaaaaatactcTATACACCTACTACTTAGGTACAACTTATAAGTAACGTTAACGTTAAAATCGTGACTTTGGACGACAAACTTCGACGTTCATTATGAGAGTCAGATTCGATACGAATGCGTTCTCAATATCAAAAGCGTGTTCACACTTTTTCGTGACTTaagtattaatttattatataactGCGATATATCTTGAAAAAAGGCTCGTCAAACCAGAAGCAATAACAAACAATCCAGCAACTTGTTGCTTCAGCCTGGGCCCAGCACAACGCCAACAATCGGCGTTCCTAATATATACTTGCCTGGGGATGGAGTACAAAGAGCTCCACCAACATAATCTGGATTAAGTAGTCTCAATATGgcgactttaaattaattatttattatcttcTCATCTTATATAACAACAAATCCAAACAACCAACTTTGAATTAAACCaacgaagaaaaaacaaacgaaaatccAACcagaaaaatagataaataaaaattcaattgttttaatttattttttgatttttcataagaaaatttattttattttcattttaggaGCTTTTCCcgagttttgtttttgcttttgtttctttttagaatttttcataatttttagtaataataatagaatacatttattttctcttttttaattttatttgtttttaaataactattaaaCAACTAttagaatttattaattttaatttaaatacttaacaataattatttttcttttttcttctttttcagtgatttacaaaattaaattaaataaaaaaaatataaacaaaataaaaagaatttatttaataataaagtttctAGCTacgtaatttgaaaaattaaatttcacaatttattatttatatttttagttttaatgtttttttaatacaatttttatgtaCAACATGCGCGTAAGTataatagttttatattttttcttttatattttgtgtaaattttataaaaatatttgttgtaatttttcattacaatatttaagttttttttattttttcgtttagaAGTCTATCAGTCCGCTTTATTTAAGATTCAGTTTATATGTCTCGCATGgaaatatttacaataataaaatgaCACGCTATTTATGATTAATAATACTATAACTATAAATAtagaataattataattttataatttttttacaaactttaatacattatttaatatcacattgattttgtttttattttattttctgttaagaagaatcataatgtaagttttgttggGTTAAACTAGGAACGCCTGATTGCCCGACTGATTATTGGAATTGCTCGTACTTGGAGCTGTTGGTGCAGTGGCTATTGTGGCTGAGGAAGCTGCTGGAGCGGAAGCCGCTGTCGCTGCGGGTTGTGCTTGAGTTGACTGGATAGCTGCCGACGTGGATTGTGTCGAGGTTGAAGCATTGCTCAGATTGCTATTTGTTCGAAGGTGCACTGGAGCTTGTTGGATGGGCCGCCACTGTGCCGAAGACGAAGGATGATGTGGGTTTCGAAGATTGTGTTGGGCACCTCCACCAGAGCGGAAGTGTGGATGGCCTAGAAGTTGCTGCTGGCCACTTGGGATCATTGAGAGATTCTCCTGTTGATCGTAGGCACTGTACTCCGATTCGATACTGGAGTAGATGTGTTCGGAGGGTGGTCGCATGGCGATGCTTTCACATGGACGGGCAACATGGCGACTTGGTCGTGGACTGGGAGTTGCGGTGGTGGCGGACGAGTAGTTGGCTTCCATGTCCTCCTGGTAGTAGGCTGGAGGAGGTGGAGCCTGACGGAAGATCACTCCGGGACTGACGGGTTGCTTGAAGCGTTCGTGATGGTCCAATGTGTAGTTGTTACCTCGTGGTGACAGCTCAATTGGAATGGCATAGCGGAGTTTCTCCCAGAAGTAGCGATCGCAGGTGAGCAGACGATTTGATGGCACTGATTTAAGATACGGAGCAAGTTCGGGCACCTCTTCAGCCTCGGCACTAACAGCTGTCTCTTCGATGATCACCAGTTTGCTCGCCAGACCGCGAAGCGCTTCGTGGAAGGCATTGCGGAATTCGATGCGATTCCATTCGGTTTGAATGAGATTCCGGGTCAGGACGAGGATGATTTTGCGAGATGCACGGGATGCTTCGACGATCTGCAGGTGTGATGCCTCTGGCGGGAGGTCTCTTTGCTGGATGCACAGTCTGAATGGTGGGCGACCGTGTTCCAACTCGGCGGCGATATTTCTGCACACAAATTCGTAATCCTTCGCGGAGTGCAGGATGATGGCGTCGTATAGCTTGCCGGCATCTTCGAAGCGAGGTTCACAAACACGAACACCATAGTGGGCAAAGAGCCACATTCTCACCGATTCTCTGAAGACGAAAACCACGATCAGAACGACAATCAGAAATATGAGCACCAAAACTGCAGCCAAAAGGGGGACATATCCGCCATTGATGTCCTGCGATGCGAGGTTGCTGCTGTTTTCGAGAAGTTCACTGCATTCGGCCTGGGCAGTGAGATCTAATTCACGCTTCACTGCACCATCGACACAGTAGATCTCGGCGGCATCCTTGATGATCATGGCGTTATCGGAGGCAAACTGGGAGAGATCTTGAAGGAAGCGACAACGACACGACCATGAGTTGCGTCCAATGGTCAGAGCTTCCAGACCATTGCGGTACTGCAGATTGACAAATTGTGGAATGTTGATCGACACCAGCCGATTGTTGTCCAATCGCAGGACCTTCAGTGACACCAAAGGAGCAAAGGTGGCATTTCCGATTTGGGTTAGAAGATTGTTCTGAAGATATAGTTCTCTGAGCAGAGATAGCTGTCCGAATTCATGTCCACCTAACGATTGGATTTTATTGTTCTCGAGGTGGAGCACACGGAGCATGCCAAGATCACTGAAAGTCTTGTTCTCTATCGTCATCACGTTGCTGGAATTCAGATAAAGTGCTCTCAGATTCCTTCTCGCCTCGAAGACATGGGAATGGAGGACGGGTAGATTGTTCCCATCGAGGTACAGGTCGGTCACATCCAGAGGCAGTTTACTGGGGAGCGTGTTGCGATTCTGCTTGCCACAGTCAACGATGTTCGTGGACCATGTGGCGTCATGGAAGCACGAGCAGTTCTGAGGACATTTCATTTCACACTGACACGCTTCGAAGTCACAACAATGGCAGGTTGTCGGGCAGTGGGACTCATATTTGCACACGAAATCCTGGCTGGAGAGGGAAGTCAATGGGCGGATTGGTGAGTTGCGGCTGTGGGGCATCAAACACTCGATGTTGGTCAAATCAATGATCTTTGGGTGCTGGCGAGTGGTTAGATTGTTGATTCTCTGCAACCATTCCATGGAACAGTCACACTCGAAGGGGTTTCCACCGAGATAGAATTCAGGCACTTGCTTCTCACTTGACACGGGGGCAACTCGCAACGAATTCAATGGAATCTTGGACAGGACATTGGCATAGAGATCCACTCGGGCGAGTTTGGTCTTATCGACAAATGTGTTTGCCTGAATGGAGctgatgatgttgttgttgatgaataGAAGCTCAATGGAATTGGGCACTGCCATTGGACCAATTTCTGTGATGCGATTATGACTGGCATCCAGAGTGGTCACACGAATCTCTTCCTGCAGTTTGTAGTAGTTGCCCAGAGCTTCGATGTAGTTGCCATGGATATCGAGCCACTTGAGATTGCTTGGAATGAAGGCATAATCGAACCACACCAGATGATTCTCGGAAAGATTCAGCCACAGAAGAGAAGTCAAAGTTGCAAAAATTCCATTAATGTCGGTTAGGAAATTTCTGTCAAGACGAATTGCCTCGATTTCGGTATTTTTGTCCAGAGCACCTCGTTCGATAGCCTGAATGCGGTTCTTGGCCAAATTCAACACACTCAGACGTGGAAGCTCGGCAAACATGTCTTTTGTGATGTTGCCGATTCTATTGTCGATCAAACGAAGACCGGTCAGTTGATTTAAATTACGGAATGTGCCGTTTTTGAAGTCGGAAATCTGGTTCTCACCCAAATCGAGTGTTTTGAGCACAGTCAGATCTTGGATAGCTTCTGGAACTTCAGCAAGCTGATTTGAACTAAGATCGAGTTCTTTTAAGTCAGAACAGTTGCGGAAAGCCTTACTCTCGATAATGCTGATGAGGTTGTTGTTCAGAGTGAGCTTCGTCAGCACATAAAGTCCATTGAAGATCTGGTTGTCCAAAGTGTGCAGACGATTCTCGGCCAGATTCAAAGTGTGCAGATTATACAAAGGCAGAAATGCACCATCTTCAATGTGTCCAATGGAGTTGTTGCGCATGTCGAGGATCTGCAAGAAATACAGCTCTTTGAATGTCTTCGAGCCGATCCTTGTCAGAGCGTTGTTGGCCAGATTAAGGACGATCAAACGGATCAAGCCGGCGAAAGTTGTGTTATCGACATGATGACTGGTCAGTTGATTGCCAGACAAGTCCAAAACGAGCAACTGTTCAAGACGATGGAAGATTCCCTTTGGAAGATCGTACAACTCGTTGGACTGCAGGTGAATCTCTCGCAGTTCCTTGTTGTTGGCGAATGCATCAATTGGAATTGTCTCCAGATGATTGTAGCTCAAATTCAGTGTTCGCAGACTGGTCAAACCACTGAAGGCATCCGCAGCAATACTTGTGATATTATTGTGCTGCAGTTTTAGCTGCTGCAGCCGGCGCAAACGCGATGCACCCCAATTCTCCGGCAACGAACGAATCTCATTCGAACTTGCATCAATAACTTGCAATTCCGATCCCGAACCCTGCATTCCACCGATCGAACACAGTTTCTCCGAGAATCCCAAACTATCCGCCGACCGAATACGATTCGCGGTTAAATTCAAAACCTTCAAACTATGCAAAGGACACCAAACACCCTCTGGCAGTTGTCTAATATTATTCTCACTCAACTCCAACGTCTGGAGGTCACGCAAACCGGCAAAAGTATTTGTCAATATGTCCAAACTTTTACCCGGTCCCCAGATCGAATTCCGGGTGCTAACCGTTAATTTCTTCAACGACACCAAACCTTCGAAGGCATTTTGTTGCAAACGTTGCAATTTACACGAATCTACGCGCAACTCGGAGAGCTTTTGCAATCGAACAAAGGCGTTTATTGGCAATTCACTCGCGTACAATAGATCCTCGTCGCACTGTATATCCAAATTGTTGGCCGTTTCGGCCACTTGTAGATCTAATCCATGTGGGGTGGCGTCTATGACTCGCAGTTTGCACTTGATATCCATTGTTGTGCGTACAAATTCCCACGAGCATTGCGCCGATGCACTTGCCACAAATAATGTTAAACAACACAATAGGAATATGATTTGtgacattttgtttgatttattttttggaacttttgaaaaataacttaaactaattttggaCCGAAAATTTAAGACGggccaaaatcttttttttttttcaaggggtTGGACACTTAAATCGCGGTTTTggatgaatattttttattttgcgattttttttcaaaaattcttaactttgtcaaaaattgacattttttcgaACACACTTGCTCGCTCTCGGGCAAACAACCCCGTCGTCGTCTTTCTTAATTCGATTCgtttcaaaaaactttgtgattttttctcaattcgataaattttaattattattttttttttttttcagaaaaaaaactgtttagtattttttttttctaactttaagTTACAAGTTGCGCGGcggtattaaaaatatataaaaattataattatacgTTTGTGTAGTTTATAAATGCATGGTAACCGCTCAACGATCAAACTCAAACTGATTATTCGGTTTGCTGCTCTCGAATCCATCGACTTGGTCTTCTTCGggagttttgtaaaaattgtagaACGTAGATATAAAGTATCTCACAGATACAATATCTATCTATACACAtgcatatttcaaaaaagagggAGAACAAGTTAAAGTATCTATAGTTTAGTGTATTCAATCTGTGTGCATAACACTGTGTATAAACTGTGTTGTGTCTCGTCGGTGTCCAGTAGAGTAATTTCCAGTTTATGCTATTTGCTTCAGAATCAGACTTCAGAGCGTGCAGTGTATAGATAGATACTTAGAAACTCACTCTTGACAATGACAAGAAGGAAGGGGAAGTTAAGTTCCTCTATTGAGGTTTTGTTGTGAGTCCGAATGAAACACAATCACACACACAGCACACAGACAGTCATAACCAAAAATGCATAAGAGCACAGAGGCCCTGTGAGAGTATCTATACTTCATAGTCGAAGTCGAACTCATAAATTCGATTGTCAAATTGTCCAACAGGCAAACATTGGAAATTACAAAGCTGCCATCCTCCAGATTCAACCAAACCAACGAACTTGTAACTGTATGTGAGGAGAGTTGTTGTGACTTAGTAGGTATAATTGCGGGAGTGCATTTGCATCAAATACGCTCGTCGAAGGTTTTAGAGATGAGAGGGCCAGGGGgatgatttttgtgttttgtagtTTGTAAGAGGAAGGACTTTTATACCCCTCAAAAGCAAATGACCCTTTTGTTCATTAACACACTACCTCTGTACCTTCTTCATCGTtctcctctctctctctctgtctcCTCTGCTGTGTCGTTCACGTAGTTCGTCCTCATAGCACTTTGTCGATTtacttatataaattttattgtgGTATTAGTGTCGTCATATCTTTTTATGCATGGAAAATCACGATTGCCACTTAAAAATAAGTTCCCACTATATCAAATGGTATAGTTTTTGTGATcagtgttttattaattaagtcaaaattaaatttttagcaatattttttatttacttggcttaagtttttattttactgtcaattagatttttcgtaaagtcaatatttttcttaatgttcGAGATTTCTAAGTCAAAAA
It encodes:
- the LOC129939176 gene encoding toll-like receptor 7; this translates as MSQIIFLLCCLTLFVASASAQCSWEFVRTTMDIKCKLRVIDATPHGLDLQVAETANNLDIQCDEDLLYASELPINAFVRLQKLSELRVDSCKLQRLQQNAFEGLVSLKKLTVSTRNSIWGPGKSLDILTNTFAGLRDLQTLELSENNIRQLPEGVWCPLHSLKVLNLTANRIRSADSLGFSEKLCSIGGMQGSGSELQVIDASSNEIRSLPENWGASRLRRLQQLKLQHNNITSIAADAFSGLTSLRTLNLSYNHLETIPIDAFANNKELREIHLQSNELYDLPKGIFHRLEQLLVLDLSGNQLTSHHVDNTTFAGLIRLIVLNLANNALTRIGSKTFKELYFLQILDMRNNSIGHIEDGAFLPLYNLHTLNLAENRLHTLDNQIFNGLYVLTKLTLNNNLISIIESKAFRNCSDLKELDLSSNQLAEVPEAIQDLTVLKTLDLGENQISDFKNGTFRNLNQLTGLRLIDNRIGNITKDMFAELPRLSVLNLAKNRIQAIERGALDKNTEIEAIRLDRNFLTDINGIFATLTSLLWLNLSENHLVWFDYAFIPSNLKWLDIHGNYIEALGNYYKLQEEIRVTTLDASHNRITEIGPMAVPNSIELLFINNNIISSIQANTFVDKTKLARVDLYANVLSKIPLNSLRVAPVSSEKQVPEFYLGGNPFECDCSMEWLQRINNLTTRQHPKIIDLTNIECLMPHSRNSPIRPLTSLSSQDFVCKYESHCPTTCHCCDFEACQCEMKCPQNCSCFHDATWSTNIVDCGKQNRNTLPSKLPLDVTDLYLDGNNLPVLHSHVFEARRNLRALYLNSSNVMTIENKTFSDLGMLRVLHLENNKIQSLGGHEFGQLSLLRELYLQNNLLTQIGNATFAPLVSLKVLRLDNNRLVSINIPQFVNLQYRNGLEALTIGRNSWSCRCRFLQDLSQFASDNAMIIKDAAEIYCVDGAVKRELDLTAQAECSELLENSSNLASQDINGGYVPLLAAVLVLIFLIVVLIVVFVFRESVRMWLFAHYGVRVCEPRFEDAGKLYDAIILHSAKDYEFVCRNIAAELEHGRPPFRLCIQQRDLPPEASHLQIVEASRASRKIILVLTRNLIQTEWNRIEFRNAFHEALRGLASKLVIIEETAVSAEAEEVPELAPYLKSVPSNRLLTCDRYFWEKLRYAIPIELSPRGNNYTLDHHERFKQPVSPGVIFRQAPPPPAYYQEDMEANYSSATTATPSPRPSRHVARPCESIAMRPPSEHIYSSIESEYSAYDQQENLSMIPSGQQQLLGHPHFRSGGGAQHNLRNPHHPSSSAQWRPIQQAPVHLRTNSNLSNASTSTQSTSAAIQSTQAQPAATAASAPAASSATIATAPTAPSTSNSNNQSGNQAFLV